A part of Prionailurus viverrinus isolate Anna chromosome E1, UM_Priviv_1.0, whole genome shotgun sequence genomic DNA contains:
- the CHD3 gene encoding chromodomain-helicase-DNA-binding protein 3 isoform X8 has product MASPLRDEEEEEEEMVVSEEEEEEEEEGDEEEEEVEAADEDYEEDDDEGVLGRGPGHDRGRDRHSPPGCHLFPPPPPPPPLPPPPPPPPPPPDKDDLRLLPSALGVKKRKRGPKKQKENKPGKPRKRKKLDSEEEFGSERDEYREKSESGGSEYGTGPGRKRRRKHREKKEKKTKRRKKGEGDGGQKQVEQKSSATLLLTWGLEDVEHVFSEEDYHTLTNYKAFSQFMRPLIAKKNPKIPMSKMMTILGAKWREFSANNPFKGSAAAVAAAAAAAAAAVAEQVSAAVSSTAPVAPSGPPTLPAPPSADTQPPPIRRAKTKEGKGPGHKRRSKSPRVPDGRKKLRGKKMAPLKIKLGLLGGKRKKGGSYVFQSDEGPEPEAEESDLDSGSVHSASGRPDGPVRTKKLKRGRPGRKKKKVLGCPAVAGEDEVDGYETDHQDYCEVCQQGGEIILCDTCPRAYHLVCLDPELDRAPEGKWSCPHCEKEGVQWEAKEEEEEYEEEGEEEGEKEEEDDHMEYCRVCKDGGELLCCDACISSYHIHCLNPPLPDIPNGEWLCPRCTCPVLKGRVQKILHWRWGEPPVSVPAPQQADGNPDAPPPRPLQGRSEREFFVKWVGLSYWHCSWAKELQLEIFHLVMYRNYQRKNDMDEPPPLDYGSGEDDGKSDKRKVKDPHYAEMEEKYYRFGIKPEWMTVHRIINHSVDKKGNYHYLVKWRDLPYDQSTWEEDEMNIPEYEEHKQSYWRHRELIMGEDPAQPRKYKKKKKELQGDGPPSSPTNDPTVKYETQPRFITATGGTLHMYQLEGLNWLRFSWAQGTDTILADEMGLGKTIQTIVFLYSLYKEGHTKGPFLVSAPLSTIINWEREFQMWAPKFYVVTYTGDKDSRAIIRENEFSFEDNAIKGGKKAFKMKREAQVKFHVLLTSYELITIDQAALGSIRWACLVVDEAHRLKNNQSKFFRVLNGYKIDHKLLLTGTPLQNNLEELFHLLNFLTPERFNNLEGFLEEFADISKEDQIKKLHDLLGPHMLRRLKADVFKNMPAKTELIVRVELSPMQKKYYKYILTRNFEALNSRGGGNQVSLLNIMMDLKKCCNHPYLFPVAAMESPKLPSGAYEGGALIKASGKLMLLQKMLRKLKEQGHRVLIFSQMTKMLDLLEDFLDYEGYKYERIDGGITGALRQEAIDRFNAPGAQQFCFLLSTRAGGLGINLATADTVIIFDSDWNPHNDIQAFSRAHRIGQANKVMIYRFVTRASVEERITQVAKRKMMLTHLVVRPGLGSKAGSMSKQELDDILKFGTEELFKDENEGENKEEDSSVIHYDNEAIARLLDRNQDATEDTDVQNMNEYLSSFKVAQYVVREEDKIEEIEREIIKQEENVDPDYWEKLLRHHYEQQQEDLARNLGKGKRVRKQVNYNDAAQEDQDNQSEYSVGSEEEDEDFDERPEGRRQSKRQLRNEKDKPLPPLLARVGGNIEVLGFNTRQRKAFLNAVMRWGMPPQDAFTTQWLVRDLRGKTEKEFKAYVSLFMRHLCEPGADGSETFADGVPREGLSRQQVLTRIGVMSLVKKKVQEFEHINGRWSMPELMPDPSADSKRSSRASSPTKTSPTTPEASATNSPCISKPATPAPSEKGDGVRTPLEKDEAENQEEKPERKIEKMETEADAPSPAPSLGERLEPRKIPLEEEVSGIAGEMEPEPGYRGDREKSATESTPGERGEEKPLDGQEHRERPEGETGDLGKREDVKGDRELRPGPPRDEPRSNGRREEKAEKPRFMFNIADGGFTELHTLWQNEERAAISSGRLNEIWHRRHDYWLLAGIVLHGYARWQDIQNDAQFAIINEPFKTEANKGNFLEMKNKFLARRFKLLEQALVIEEQLRRAAYLNLSQEPAHPAMALHARFAEAECLAESHQHLSKESLAGNKPANAVLHKVLNQLEELLSDMKADVTRLPATLSRIPPIAARLQMSERSILSRLASKGTEPHPTPAFPPGPYATPPGYGAAFSAAPVGALAAAGANYSQMPAGSFITAATNGPPVLVKKEKEMVGALVSDGLDRKEPRAGEVICIDD; this is encoded by the exons ATGGCTTCCCCTCTGagggacgaggaggaggaggaggaggagatggtggtgtcggaggaggaagaagaggaggaagaagagggcgacgaggaggaggaggaggtggaggcggCCGACGAGGACTACGAGGAGGACGACGACGAGGGAGTGCTCGGGCGCGGGCCGGGCCACGACCGGGGCCGCGACCGCCACAGCCCCCCCGGCTGCCACCTcttcccgccgccgccgccgccgccgccgctgcccccgccgccgccgccgccgcccccgccgccag ATAAGGACGACCTTCGGCTGCTGCCTTCGGCCTTGGGCGTGAAGAAGAGAAAACGAGGACCCAAGAAGCAGAAGGAGAACAAGCCAGGGAAGCCCCGAAAACGCAAGAAGCTC GACAGTGAGGAGGAATTTGGCTCTGAGCGAGATGAGTACCGGGAGAAGTCAGAGAGCGGAGGCAGTGAATATGGAACCGGACCAGGTCGGAAACGGAGACggaagcacagagaaaaaaaggagaagaagacaAAGCGGCGGAAAAAAGGGGAGGGCGACGGGGGGCAAAAG CAGGTAGAACAGAAGTCGTCAGCGACTCTGCTGCTGACCTGGGGCCTGGAGGATGTGGAGCACGTGTTCTCCGAGGAGGATTACCACACGCTCACCAACTACAAAGCCTTCAGCCAGTTCATGAG GCCCCTGATTGCGAAGAAGAATCCTAAGATCCCGATGTCTAAGATGATGACCATCCTTGGGGCCAAGTGGAGAGAGTTCAGTGCCAACAACCCCTTCAAGGGGTCGGCAGCTGccgtggcggcggcggcggcggcggcggccgcagcTGTGGCTGAGCAGGTGTCAGCTGCCGTCTCATCGACCGCCCCCGTAGCACCTTCCggaccccccaccctcccagcacctcctTCTGCTGATACCCAGCCCCCACCCATCCGAAGAGCCAAAACCAAAGAGGGCAAAG GTCCAGGCCATAAAAGGCGGAGTAAGAGCCCCCGAGTGCCCGACGGACGCAAGAAGCTTCGGGGAAAGAAGATGGCGCCACTCAAAATCAAACTAGGGCTGCTGGGTGGCAAGCGGAAGAAGGGAGGCTCG TATGTCTTTCAGAGCGACGAGGGCCCCGAACCCGAGGCTGAGGAGTCAGACCTGGACAGCGGCAGCGTCCACAGCGCCTCGGGCCGGCCTGATGGCCCTGTCCGCACCAAGAAGCTAAAGAGAGGCCGGccggggaggaagaagaagaagg TCCTGGGCTGTCCCGCAGTGGCCGGGGAGGACGAGGTTGACGGCTACGAGACGGACCACCAGGATTACTGTGAGGTGTGCCAGCAGGGCGGGGAAATCATTCTGTGCGACACCTGCCCTCGTGCCTACCACCTCGTCTGCCTTGATCCTGAGCTTGACCGGGCTCCTGAGGGCAAATGGAGCTGCCCCCACTGC GAGAAGGAGGGGGTCCAGTGGGaggccaaggaggaggaggaggagtacgaggaggagggagaggaggaaggggagaaggaggaggaggacgaccaCATGGAGTACTGTCGCGTGTGCAAGGATGGCGGCGAGCTCCTGTGCTGTGACGCTTGCATTTCTTCCTACCACATCCACTGTCTGAACCCGCCCCTGCCTGACATCCCCAACGGTGAATGGCTGTGTCCCCGATGCACA TGCCCCGTGCTGAAAGGCCGCGTGCAGAAGATCCTGCATTGGCGGTGGGGGGAGCCACCCGTGTCAGTGCCGGCGCCCCAACAGGCGGATGGGAACCCGGatgccccacccccccgcccccttcaaGGCCGATCCGAGCGAGAGTTCTTTGTCAAGTGGGTGGGACTGTCCTACTGGCACTGCTCCTGGGCCAAGGAGCTTCAG TTGGAAATCTTCCACTTGGTGATGTACCGGAACTACCAGCGGAAGAACGACATGGACGAGCCCCCGCCGCTGGACTATGGCTCTGGCGAGGACGACGGGAAGAGTGACAAGCGCAAGGTGAAGGACCCACACTACGCGGAGATGGAGGAAAAGTACTATCGCTTTGGTATCAAGCCGGAGTGGATGACCGTCCACCGCATCATCAACCACAG TGTGGATAAAAAGGGGAATTACCACTATCTGGTGAAATGGAGAGACCTGCCCTACGACCAGTCCACGTGGGAGGAAGATGAAATGAACATCCCTGAATACGAGGAGCACAAGCAGAGCTACTGGCGACACCG AGAACTAATCATGGGGGAGGACCCGGCCCAGCCCCGCAAgtacaagaagaagaagaaggagctGCAGGGCGACGGGCCTCCCAGCTCTCCTACGAATGAC CCCACGGTGAAATACGAGACTCAGCCACGGTTTATCACGGCCACGGGAGGCACGCTGCACATGTATCAGCTGGAGGGCTTGAACTGGCTGCGCTTCTCGTGGGCTCAGGGCACCGACACCATCCTGGCTGATGAGATGGGGCTGGGCAAGACCATACAGACCATTGTCTTCCTCTACTCGCTCTATAAGGAG GGCCACACGAAGGGTCCCTTCTTGGTGAGCGCCCCACTCTCCACCATCATTAACTGGGAGCGGGAGTTCCAGATGTGGGCACCCAAGTTCTACGTGGTGACCTACACGGGGGACAAGGACAGCCGGGCCATCATTCGGGAGAACGAGTTTTCCTTCGAAGACAACGCCATCAAAGGTGGCAAGAAAGCTTTTAAGATGAAG AGGGAGGCCCAGGTGAAGTTCCACGTGCTCCTGACATCGTACGAGCTGATCACCATTGATCAGGCAGCACTCGGTTCCATCCGCTGGGCCTGCCTTGTGGTGGATGAAGCCCATCGGCTCAAGAATAACCAGTCCAAG TTTTTCAGGGTCCTCAATGGCTACAAGATAGATCATAAGTTGCTGCTGACAGGGACTCCATTGCAGAATAATCTGGAGGAGCTTTTCCATCTGCTTAACTTCCTCACCCCCGAGAGGTTTAA CAATctggaaggcttcttggaggagttTGCTGACATATCCAAAGAAGACCAGATTAAGAAACTGCATGATTTGCTTGGGCCGCACATGCTGCGGAGGCTCAAGGCCGATGTCTTTAAGAACATGCCAGCCAAGACAGAGCTCATCGTTCGGGTGGAGCTGAGTCCCATGCAGAA GAAATACTACAAGTACATCCTGACTCGGAACTTTGAGGCCTTGAATTCACGAGGTGGTGGGAACCAGGTGTCGCTGCTCAACATCATGATGGACCTTAAGAAGTGCTGCAACCATCCCTACCTCTTTCCTGTGGCTGCTATG GAGTCCCCCAAACTGCCCAGTGGGGCTTATGAGGGTGGGGCACTTATTAAGGCATCTGGGAAGCTTATGCTGCTGCAGAAGATGCTGCGAAAGCTGAAGGAGCAAGGACACCGAGTGCTCATCTTCTCGCAG ATGACCAAGATGTTGGACCTGCTAGAGGACTTCTTAGACTACGAAGGCTACAAGTACGAACGCATCGACGGCGGCATCACTggggccctgaggcaggaggccATCGATCGGTTCAATG ctcctggcGCCCAGCAGTTCTGCTTCCTACTGTCCACCCGGGCCGGGGGCCTGGGCATCAATCTGGCCACTGCCGACACTGTCATCATCTTCGATTCCGACTGGAACCCTCATAACGACATCCAG GCCTTCAGCCGTGCTCACCGGATCGGCCAGGCCAACAAAGTGATGATTTACCGGTTTGTGACTCGAGCGTCCGTGGAGGAGCGCATCACACAGGTGGCCAAGAGGAAGATGATGCTCACCCACCTTGTGGTGCGGCCTGGGCTGGGCTCCAAGGCGGGCTCCATGTCCAAGCAGGAGCTGGACGACATCCTCAAGTTCGGCACCGAGGAGCTGTTCAAGGATGAGAACGAGG GGGAGAACAAGGAGGAGGACAGCAGCGTGATTCACTACGACAATGAGGCCATCGCGCGGCTGTTGGACCGGAACCAGGATGCGACCGAGGACACCGACGTGCAGAACATGAACGAGTATCTGAGCTCCTTCAAGGTGGCGCAGTACGTGGTGCGGGAGGAGGACAAG ATTGAGGAGATCGAACGAGAGATCATCAAGCAGGAGGAGAACGTGGACCCCGACTACTGGGAGAAGCTGCTGAGGCACCACTACGAGCAACAGCAGGAAGACCTGGCCCGGAATCTCGGCAAGGGCAAGCGGGTTCGCAAGCAGGTCAACTACAACGACGCCGCTCAGGAGGACCAAG ACAACCAGTCCGAATACTCCGTGGGATcggaggaggaagatgaagacTTTGATGAGCGTCCAGAAG ggcgTCGACAGTCCAAGAGGCAGCTCCGGAACGAAAAGGACAAGCCGCTGCCTCCCCTGCTGGCCCGAGTTGGGGGCAACATCGAG GTGCTGGGATTCAACACCCGGCAGCGGAAGGCCTTCCTCAACGCCGTGATGCGCTGGGGGATGCCACCACAGGACGCCTTCACCACGCAGTGGCTGGTGCGGGACCTCAGGGGCAAGACCGAGAAGGAGTTCAA GGCCTATGTGTCTCTGTTCATGCGCCATCTGTGTGAGCCCGGGGCAGACGGTTCTGAAACCTTTGCTGACGGGGTCCCTCGGGAGGGCCTGAGTCGCCAGCAAGTGTTGACCCGAATTGGAGTCATGTCTCTCGTCAAGAAGAAG GTGCAGGAGTTTGAGCACATCAACGGGCGCTGGTCGATGCCCGAGCTGATGCCCGACCCCAGTGCTGACTCTAAGCGCTCCTCCAGGGCCTCCTCTCCTACCAAAACGTCTCCCACCACCCCGGAGGCTTCTGCCACAAACAGCCCTTGCATTTCCAAACCTG CTACTCCGGCTCCAAGTGAGAAGGGAGATGGCGTCAGGACACCTCTTGAAAAGGATGAAGCGGAAAACCAGGAGGAGAAGCCCGAGAGGAAGATCGAGAAGATGGAAACAGAG GCCGACGCCCCTAGCCCAGCCCCGTCGCTTGGGGAGCGGCTGGAGCCAAGGAAGATTCCTCTAGAGGAAGAGGTGTCTGGAATAGCAGGAGAAATGGAGCCTGAACCTGGGTAccggggggacagagagaagtcAG ccACAGAGTCAACGccaggagagaggggggaggagaagccATTGGATGGACAGGAACACAGGGAGAGGCCGGAGGGGGAGACAGGGGATTTGGGCAAGAGAG AGGATGTGAAGGGGGACCGGGAGCTTCGACCGGGGCCTCCTCGGGACGAGCCACGGTCCAACGGGCGGCGCGAGGAGAAGGCGGAGAAGCCTCGGTTCATGTTCAACATCGCAGACGGCGGCTTCACAG AGCTTCACACGCTGTGGCAGAATGAGGAACGGGCAGCTATTTCCTCGGGGAGACTCAACGAGATCTGGCACCGAAGACACGACTACTGGCTGCTGGCTGGGATTGTCCT CCATGGCTACGCTCGGTGGCAGGACATCCAGAATGATGCTCAGTTTGCCATTATCAATGAGCCGTTTAAAACCGAAGCCAATAAGGGAAACTTCCTGGAGATGAAAAATAAGTTCCTGGCCCGGAGGTTCAAG CTCCTGGAGCAGGCGCTGGTGATCGAGGAGCAGCTTCGGCGGGCGGCCTACCTGAACCTATCGCAGGAGCCGGCGCACCCCGCCATGGCCCTCCACGCCCGCTTCGCCGAGGCCGAGTGCCTGGCCGAGAGCCACCAGCACCTCTCCAAGGAGTCGCTGGCGGGGAACAAGCCGGCCAACGCCGTCCTGCACAAGG TTCTGAACCAGCTGGAGGAGTTGCTGAGCGACATGAAGGCGGACGTGACCCGCCTGCCCGCCACGCTGTCCCGAATACCCCCCATCGCAGCCCGCCTTCAGATGTCCGAGCGCAGCATCCTCAGCCGGCTGGCCAGCAAGGGCACGGAGCCTCACCCCACACCG GCCTTCCCCCCGGGTCCGTACGCTACACCTCCGGGGTACGGGGCGGCCTTCAGCGCCGCACCCGTAGGGGCCCTGGCCGCCGCAGGCGCCAATTACAGCCAGATGCCTGCAGGGTCCTTCATCACAG CCGCCACCAACGGCCCTCCGGTGCTggtgaagaaggagaaggaaatggtGGGGGCACTGGTGTCAGACGGGCTGGATCGGAAGGAGCCCCGAGCCGGGGAGGTGATCTGTATAGACGACTGA